In the Vespula vulgaris chromosome 9, iyVesVulg1.1, whole genome shotgun sequence genome, GTAATGAATAGATTCATATGttcatatgtaaatatatacccGATTGAGAAAATACGGAGATAAATAATGAGATGATATTGCACAAATTGCAGCTTCTATGATAtccgttttattaaaaagagaagccatttaaaataatgataatatagaaagaatGATTTGAAAACTTGATCACAACTTcggcacacacacatatagagtattattaatcgtatacGCGTctgaaactatatatatatatccgatgATGGTCCATTTCGAAATAGTGATTTCTCGAAAGAGAATATCcatttattgattttcttaatttatccTTCAAagagtagagaagagagaatgttGAAACACACTCCATGGATGTGACTGTACAACGTGAATAATGAAGACTTGTCCGGCGGTACATATATCGAGGATCTGTTTTCAAACTTGAGTCTAAAGGGTTGCATATTGTACATAAACAAgacatattttctatataaggGACGTCGCTCGGTAAAGCCGATGGCTCgaaaaatattgcaatattATGATAATTCTTTCAAGCGATAGGATAgcgtttaatcgttttatgTAATGTAATGATAGAAGAGGGTCTGACAGAATAAAAATGGAAGTTctgtatttaaaaaacatcCTTTTCCGTGTGTGTTCATTTGTATGTTCGTGATCGTTTCCcacgtacatatacaaatttacGGATTGTTTTTATAAACCAAGGATATACCAACAGTTAAGTTTGTACGTTCGACCAAAATTCTATCGAAAAAAGCAGTGATTATCTAAAAAATCTAGTAAATATAGTACTACACATGTTATTATCCTTAAGAACAAAAACTATCCTTTGGATCTTGAACTAtcgattgttatttataaaaatttgtcatacaaaagaaaaacaacttCTTTAATGAATTTCGATAACTGAACGATCATTAAGTtatgaataatacaaaaaCATTGTGTTTTATATACAAGATTTAGAACTTATTTAGTGcaattgtatatacattaagTATTTTCATCTCCGTCGATCACTCTATCTTGCTCctgattttgtttttctatttcctgtaaaaaaaaaagaagaaagagaaagaaagaacagaaatgaaaattatgttCACTCAAACAAGAGACATACAAGTCtcaaatgatataaatatatgttattgataattatatctttaattataGAACTATACAAATGTTATTTACCTTTTGAATAGCACTTGTTAAACTTCCGTTAAATGTTtggaaatattcattaatttcttgCGGAACGCAGAAATGTCTCGTTTGTGTTGGTTGAATACCAATATCTTGAGCAATGAATCTAAATTCAGGTGCATCATTAATATGATTTTGTAATTCTTCGTAAGTAAAAAGAGTTCCTTTTGTAGTAGATTCGTTCACTGGGCCAAAAtctactatttttatattcttatcttCATTGCGTATAACGTCAAATGAatctgtaaataattttattgaaaattatttacaaagaaatgcattatatataaaatcgaaataattgtaaattacATGTACATTTGTGCatgccaaaaaaaaaaaaacaattatgcGTATTAACTCACAATTagtcaatgaaaaatttcctttAATGTGTTCTGTGAATAACTTTTCGATATCAGCTTTTATATTGTACTTTTCTAACTCGTTATAGGTATAATATTGTGACATATCTCTCTGGCTAATTCCTGTAAGTATTACAAttagttatatattaaaaaagtgccaaaaaagaaaagttaataatattaaataatatttaccaaCAAGCTCATCATCTATAACAAAACATCTGTACTCTGCACAAGGATTTATATCTCGCCACTGTTTCAGTACCAAGCATGGCCtaggataattttctttatcagaCCAACGTTTAAGAACGCTTAAATCATTTGCTATTCTATCCGAACTCTTTAACAGTAAATATACTTCTTCCAAAGTTTTACACTGTAGACTCTTTGTTGGTGCTACCCATGTTGCATCCTTaagaaaattacataatataaaaaatgaatttaaattttatatatattaaaaagcaaTATGACAGTGAAAATAACAAGATCTAATAATGATATTCTCCTTACAGAAGGTGAGCTCCAGTTACTTTTAACAAATATCGATCCATATTCGTCAATTACATCTTGTATGCTTTTGCTAAATTCTGGAAATGATGGCTGATATTCGGAGTCCTAAAGAtaaccatatatataatatttattatacttacaaatataatacaataatagaagatataaaataccTCATCATTTTGCAAAGAATCATTCCATTCATTATCAGATGAGTTATGTTTTATAGCTTCCAAAGGTAATAAAAACATATCATACTCCAAgtatttcaaaatttcatcAGGAATTTGTATAATAGTAGCTACTAaagaacattttataaattgcTTATACCAGGAACAGAATGAAAATTCTGGTTGTAAATTAttgatcatattttttaattatacagaATTTTCTATTATGTCACAAGAATATCTATTATAccacaatattaatataattaaaaatttaatttaattttttactagATTGTTTTTATCAAACTGTTTATAACCTTAATGtagaacaatatatataaaatgatcatGACATTATTCATCAATATCGGAAATACCAACCTTACATCTAAAAATACCGTAAAGTTAGCTACTGCATTAATCATTGACCAACTACTACAAAGTTAcaaaaattctaaatatttctaGCTTTCCCAATTGTTATTCTCATTTTACTAGAaatctaaaaaattttaaagaaaaaaatagatattattataaaaaattgttaataaaattatttttttgattgtCGCTTTACTATTGGTCATCCTATTTTACGATGTATTTTTTACGTGTATGTCTTGTTTAATgattcgttaaatttttagatcgatatataaacgattataCAAAAAACATTTCTTAACGCAACAAAAAAGTTCTAGTGTATAGGATTTTAAGAAAGTAATACAGGTACAGTTGgtaaattgatatatacgtGCATGGTAGATTCTACGACGTTTCATTGTATAGAACGTATGGAATATTAAGAAATTCTTTAATCTGTAATTTAATCAGGTTCTATTTAAACAAAtcttttacaattaatttatattgtttatatttacaaaatttttttaacaggttattgaaattatttattcaccTTAAGTGAAGtgtttattattgataatttagaaagacaataatattaataaaaatttgaatgatAATACATTTGCAGGACCTTTAAATAAACTATGCATCGgtgatatgatatatattaaattatatatatatatgtagataaaaaatatatttatcgacgTTTTGATTTTACTCAATATGTCTACAcgttatatgaaaaaagttttTGGTGGAGATGTAATCATTGATGGAGACAAAGAAAATGTTAGCGATGTGGAAAATTCAGTAAATGACAACTTCAAATCAAAGTCATTTAATGTGTTTGATGTggtatattgaattttattactttgatACGTTTTTATTCTTATGTATTTAGTGCTATTCCAAATGTATAggcatatttaaatttatagaatattattcttatagtTAAATGATAATTCATCAAGCGAAAGTGAAATTGTGGATGAAATACACAATGAGACAAATTCAGATATCgttaaaggtaaaaaaaaaaagaaaaagcgtagGAAACCAGATATCGGCAAAACACAAATACGTAAACCCGAAGATGAGGAAGAAATAGATGAAATTGAAAGAACAGTGAGAGAAGTAAATGAACTACTTGGAGAGCCATTACCAGGTTCTAGCAAACAGAATTCTGAGAAGCCACAATGGATTGTAGGAAAATCTAAAGAAAGTATTCTGACTGTTCAACATAAGCATTTAAATCCATATAATGAacttaaaagaatttttggaAGTAAAACTATACAAGCAGAACAAAggtatttttacaaataaataaaattatatatattattatatttgataaattatattaataaaatatattagcaAACGAAGGAATAGAGGACGTACAGGTCATTTAAAAAAGACTTGGTTGGTATCCCCAAGAGAGAATTGGCCACCTATTGGAAAATCTGGATTATCAATGTCTTTGGATTCTACAAtgaaatttgttgaaaatgttcaatattttgtttatgaaCATGATTCTTCATATAGACAGATACAGTCTAAATTCTTAGAAGCTGTTGAAAGTTCTAATCCTGAAAGTCTTATAGTAagttattaaaagataatagatTTGTAGCATGTGTGTTATATTTATACCTAATCATTTTAGAGCATAATAAATACTCATTCTTATCACGTGGATACATTACTACAATTAGCAGAATTGTGTAAGCTTAGTGAGGATTTGCCAATGGCTGTAGAATTTACAGAAAGAGCATTGTATTGTTTAGAGTGTGCATTTCATCCATTGTTTAATATGACAACAGCACGTTGCAGAttggattatagaaaacagtTAAATCGTGCATtgtttataacattatttaaacatCTTATCTTTGTTGGTGGACGTGCTTGTTACAGGTAATATAAAATggatttttacataaatacatatatgatattaaatacaaagaatgtaatagattttttataattttagaaCAAGTCtagaattttgtaaattattgcTAGCACTTGATCCTCAACAAGATCCATTAGCAGCTGTTCTATTTATTGACTTTTATGCATTAAGAGCCAGAGAGTACGAATGGTTTGTGGATTTCTGCAATCTTTGGGATAGCGCAAGGAATTTAACTCAACTTCCAAATATAGCTTATAGTTTGGCTCTTTCACATTTTTGTTTAGGCAATCATGACACTGCAGatgaattattacaaaatgcTCTCATAATGTTTCCAGGGGTTCTTATGCCCTTGCTAGAAAAATGTAGTGTACAAACTGACT is a window encoding:
- the LOC127066334 gene encoding cell division cycle protein 123 homolog gives rise to the protein MINNLQPEFSFCSWYKQFIKCSLVATIIQIPDEILKYLEYDMFLLPLEAIKHNSSDNEWNDSLQNDEDSEYQPSFPEFSKSIQDVIDEYGSIFVKSNWSSPSDATWVAPTKSLQCKTLEEVYLLLKSSDRIANDLSVLKRWSDKENYPRPCLVLKQWRDINPCAEYRCFVIDDELVGISQRDMSQYYTYNELEKYNIKADIEKLFTEHIKGNFSLTNYSFDVIRNEDKNIKIVDFGPVNESTTKGTLFTYEELQNHINDAPEFRFIAQDIGIQPTQTRHFCVPQEINEYFQTFNGSLTSAIQKEIEKQNQEQDRVIDGDENT
- the LOC127066329 gene encoding transcription factor 25, which codes for MSTRYMKKVFGGDVIIDGDKENVSDVENSVNDNFKSKSFNVFDVLNDNSSSESEIVDEIHNETNSDIVKGKKKKKKRRKPDIGKTQIRKPEDEEEIDEIERTVREVNELLGEPLPGSSKQNSEKPQWIVGKSKESILTVQHKHLNPYNELKRIFGSKTIQAEQSKRRNRGRTGHLKKTWLVSPRENWPPIGKSGLSMSLDSTMKFVENVQYFVYEHDSSYRQIQSKFLEAVESSNPESLISIINTHSYHVDTLLQLAELCKLSEDLPMAVEFTERALYCLECAFHPLFNMTTARCRLDYRKQLNRALFITLFKHLIFVGGRACYRTSLEFCKLLLALDPQQDPLAAVLFIDFYALRAREYEWFVDFCNLWDSARNLTQLPNIAYSLALSHFCLGNHDTADELLQNALIMFPGVLMPLLEKCSVQTDSKVTAHNFFNSKAKTTTSLALEKLQNLYIVRSFHLWKEADVLPWLEKCTHLVLDRIDSQDSYVKYCEMKRGERYKGNLPTNILRHIILADIKEITVNIQEIQEAAPVLLHDPLPPANSVDTYGRPTTGQRGNLSNWNLFSLFFSSLFGDVDAAIAEVADVAEDLAARGFNLFDQNDDRA